Proteins encoded together in one Roseibacterium elongatum DSM 19469 window:
- a CDS encoding ATP-binding cassette domain-containing protein, translated as MTEPVLKARGLVKRFGKVTALNHCDFDLMPGEILAVIGDNGAGKSVMIKSLSGAIQVDQGEMYLDGKPYHFNSPIEAREAGIETVYQTLAMSPALSIADNMFMGRELRKAGLRGTLLRQLDRAAMEKFARQKLSELGLMTIQNINQAVETLSGGQRQGVAVARAAAFGSKVIILDEPTAALGVKESRRVLELIQDVKARGIPIILISHNMPHVFELADRIHIHRLGQRLCLVDPKQIAMSDAVALMTGAMKPDDVIAA; from the coding sequence ATGACGGAACCGGTCCTGAAGGCCCGTGGCCTCGTCAAGCGTTTTGGTAAGGTGACCGCGCTCAACCACTGCGATTTCGACCTAATGCCGGGCGAGATTCTGGCGGTCATCGGCGACAACGGGGCGGGCAAGTCGGTGATGATCAAGTCGCTTTCGGGCGCGATCCAGGTGGACCAGGGCGAGATGTATCTCGACGGCAAGCCCTACCATTTCAACTCGCCCATCGAGGCGCGGGAGGCGGGGATCGAGACCGTATATCAGACGCTCGCCATGTCACCGGCCCTGTCGATCGCGGACAACATGTTTATGGGCCGCGAGTTGCGGAAGGCGGGGCTTCGGGGGACGCTGCTGCGCCAGCTCGACCGTGCGGCCATGGAGAAATTCGCCCGGCAAAAGCTGAGCGAGCTTGGCCTGATGACCATTCAAAACATCAACCAGGCCGTGGAAACCCTGTCGGGCGGTCAACGGCAGGGCGTGGCCGTCGCGCGGGCTGCGGCGTTCGGATCGAAGGTCATCATCCTCGACGAGCCGACGGCGGCGCTCGGGGTGAAGGAAAGCCGCCGGGTGCTCGAACTTATCCAAGATGTGAAAGCGCGCGGCATCCCGATCATTCTGATCAGCCACAACATGCCCCATGTTTTCGAGCTGGCCGACCGCATTCATATCCACCGTCTCGGCCAACGCCTCTGCCTCGTCGATCCCAAGCAGATCGCCATGTCGGACGCCGTCGCCCTGATGACGGGTGCGATGAAGCCCGATGATGTCATCGCAGCCTGA